CTGTGTCATCTGCACTGGGCCTCCAACACCACTCGCCAACTGTCATGTTTGACAAAGTAGTGACAACAATCATTCATCAGATCAGATTGTAGTTACTTTCAAATCAGGCCCCTGAGTCTTTGAGTTGAAGAACTATATATATTTCCCATTGGGYAAAAAATAACATGAGTAATGTGAGACTCCAAAGTCATGTGAGAGTCTGACACTGCACTTTGCCCAACATGAACTTTGACATACCTCAATATTTTTCTTCACAAAGTCTTGTTTATTTTTGCCCCTGGGAACCCCACTCTGGCTGCCTTCTGACTCGTCTGCCCTCTCTTCGTGACCCACTTCAGCCAAGTCTGCTGCTGTGGTGTTGAGGTCCTTTTCACCTGTGTGGGAGTCAGTGGCGGTTGGTACAGTTTTAGGTGAAGGAGGATTTTWTTTTTWWTTTTTRatgagcatggccttatttctattacaYcatattggatgactgtcattcatattccattcacccagtgcaatgtaacattgataggctKCTACATgaatgatactcaaattttccatatacccatcatgaggttgctacaacctagcctatgaatgaaagtttacaatgtagatgcacacaggtcgagagaacattttgcctgcatctagctgatctagggtggaCAAATTCAaatatgtttatccccgtttcgttccatttgcattctgttttagatttttttttttacagaatcagcggaatgaatagACCCCTGAccacacgtaaacacagttcactttcatatcaGCCaggttgtattccttctcgcatctatgcgctctcctcctctcaccttttcccttcgcttgcgGACTTCAatacacaacacatcagctgtatatgaccaggcaaaaaaaacattccaaaccaaaCCAAATAACAGCTACAAagagcctacattgttgtcaccatattagctaaagtaacttcatagtcaatataactaatgcgttagtaaaccagctacaatcatgtagtacagtgtacagtcagtaagcagttctGCAGTTTCACAGTCAgtccccggtggcaataaattagtaaaaccaaaagctttccttgacttggaagagttccagtgttgtgttggatagttatagccagctagctaacatagcatcccttggtttcagccgggtgtttgagtaggKTAAACTagttagctgcatttgctagctaagtaagtgaaaaaaagaaagaaatatatcTATGCCCCCTTTCTTTTGCTCCCMctcgcttctccttcattttttaaagaaattaatttgtttaaaactgttcaactattgtctttctctctctttcagtcaactacgaccacattttatacactgcagtgcttgCTAGCCGTAGCTTARGCTTTCAATACTAGATtccttctctgatcctttgattgggtggacatgtcagttcatgctgcaagagctctgataggttggaggccGTCCTCaggatgttgtcataattactgtataagtctatggaagggggtgagaaccatgagcctactaggttttgtattgaagtcaatgtacccagaggaggacggaagtacaccatggtgctaccctacataGTGCTATTGAAGCTACTGTTgaacttcattgcaaaacagtgtgcttcaatcaattatttggtggtTTATAGTTTATATWAATTATTTgtggttatacagtgcattcggaaagtattcagaccccttcactttttccacattgttacattacagcctaattctcaaacggattaaataaataaataaaaagtcctcatcaatatacacacaataccccataatgagaaagcaaaaactgtttttaatataaaaaataaataaaaacgtatttacataagtattcagaccctttgctatgagactcgaaaattgagctcaggtgcatcctgtttKaattgatcatccttgagatgtttctacaacttgattggagtccacctggggaaaattcaattgattggacaggatttgSaaaggcacacacctgtgtatatataaggtcccacagttgacWgtgcatgtcagagcaaaaaccaagccatgaggttgaaggaattgtccgtacagctccgagacctgattgtgtcgaggcacagatctggggaagagtaccaaaacatttgtgcagcattgaatgtccccaataacacagtggcctccatcattcttaaatggaagaagtttggaaccaccaaaaatctttctagagctggctgcctggccaaactgagaaatcaggggagaagggccttggtcagggaggtgagcaagaacccgatggtcaRgctgacagagctccagagttcctctgtggagatgggagaaccttccagaaggacaactatctctgcagcattccaccaatcaggcctttatggtagaggggccagaccgaagccactcctcagtaaaaggcacatgacagcccgcttggagtttgccaaaaggcccctaaagYactctgaccatgagaaacaagattctctggtctgatgaaaccaagattgaactctttggcctggatgccaagcgtcacgtctggaggaaatttggcaccattcctacggtgaagcatggtggtggcagcatcatgctgtggggatgtttttcagtggcagggactgggagactagtcaggattgagggaaagatgaacggaataaagtacagagagatccttgttgaaaacctgctccagagcgctcaggacctcagactgggacaaatgttcaccttccaacaggaKAACGAcactaagcgcacagccaagacaacgcaggagtggcttcgggacaagtctctgaatgtccttgagtggcccagccagcgcCCTTGAACCCAatcaagcatctctggagagatctgaaaatagctgtgcagtgacgctccccaMccaacctgacagagcttgagaggatctgcagagaataatgggagaaaatccccaaatacaggtgtgccaagcttgtagcttcatacccaagaagacttgaggctgtaatcgctgccaaaggtgcttcaacaaagtagtgagtaaagggtctgaatacttatgtaaatgtgatatttcagtttatttttaatacatttgcaaacatttctaaaaacctgtttttgctttgtcattatggggtattttgtgtagatttacaaggagaaataaacaatcaattttagaataaggctgtaacgtaacaaaatgtgggaaaagtcaaggggtctgaatacattgcgaatgcactgtatttcgtATAGTTCATCTAAAAAGGagtactttttcaaaatgtttcactatttttatttttattaaatttactgaggatggtcctccccttcctcctctgaggatccTCCACTGCTGGGAGCTGTTCATGCATTTTTGGATTCCAGCAGGTAAACGTGTAAACTTYGGAGTTTAAGAACCTGCTGGCTCTGTCTAATATCATCCTGAGACGTTCTGGAGAGacattgtcaacaatctaaggaAGTATTCCAAATGACCTTGTATCAATTAAACTTCATGCATGTTATGTTTCTGGACCACTGAAATACATGCAATTGAAAAGGGCCCACTCCACAATGTTCATGGCTCTCAAACTATGACTGAGTGACATGTCATCCAGCAAACAGCAAATTCAAAAGATGGGAAAAGTTGTTCATGGATAGTTTGGAGGGAAAGATGTAGTCTATGTGGTGTTTTCAGGAATGAAAGCACCAAGAAAACTGAATACACAGTGAAACTACAAAATAGTTACATTGTTTCCTAGGGTTATACTGCCATCTAGCGTAYAATAATAAAACTACATTGCAATATAGTCCTAACGTTGTTACAGGACTAGTTACAGTGTACATTGGCCTACATACACATATATGAGCAACTTAATGATGTAAAGTGTATAATTGTGTTCCAGCATATTTAAACAAACTCACTTTCCTCCACTTGTCTGTTGTGTCTTTCATACTCTTTGTCAGGCACTTGAGTCCCAAACACAGGAGCAAAGTCCAATTCTTCACTGGATCCGTGAGCTAGGGTGAATGAAAACMGATTATTACACATAGCCTGTATATTAATAGCAAATTACCATATTCAAATTCTGAGACTGAATCTAAATAACGTTATCAATTTGCTGTGACATATCCCATACAAAAAAAAAGCTGATCGAAAATGgtgataaaaaatttaaaaaacgtgatttatactgtatatcttgGAATAGTAATTTGGCATATGTGTACATTGTCCTCAAAGCTCCAGTTAATGTGCATTGTAAACAGTATCCACACTGATCTGCGTTCTGGAATTACTGTTTAATATTTCACTTACCACTGGAAGGAGCCAGTGCCAAAAACATCCTTGTATTTTCTGCTTCATCTGCCCATTCTGAAGATCTGTTGGGCTTTATCTGCTGCACAGAAATAGGTAGGGAATACCCTTTAACATATAGGCAttcttaaaatgtaatttaatgtgTGTATTCTGCGTATCCCTGTGCTTACCAATAGTTCCTGCCATAGTTTCTGATGGAGCTCCTTTCCTTTTCTCTTGACCTCTTTTTCATTTGAGATCCTTGAAGCCAAGATTTTGTCAAGTATTTTCATTTTCTTGATGGCCTTCTGGAGTTCTGGATCTTCGTTCTCCTCATCAGATACATCTCCAATGGAGTGATCTGGAAATTCATTCAAAGAAATGCATGCATACAAATATGTTCATCCGTTTTCTTTTCAGTATTCTACTTCCTAAAATGTCATAGTGATATGTACTTATGCCTACCTTTCTCAGGAAGACWTTCATCTGGAGACTTGAGGTTTTCATGTGAGTTGCTGTGATCCTAGGAAAGTAATTGTAACAtctattcaaaccacaggttcTAGGCCCATTGATGGGGAAAGTCAAGAGGCAGTCATGTTTACAGTTAAAAACAGTATAYTTATTTTAACATTCCATCTTAAGGGCTTTCCAGACAAGAAGCGGAGTCAAAGTTTCCCATGAATTTCGCTTTTGCGCTTTCAACATTGCAGCCGGCTTTAAAGGCGAGTCGAAACTGACgaatctacaaatcaccttgcatcataaataactactcaatatTATTTAAATCTTTCTTGGGCACACCTTGGTGACGCAAKTGACGACTTTTCAAATCAGAAAAGTCTACcgattatggatatactgtaccTTCGGAGGTGGGAAAAGTGTTGCCAAACAGGCACGGATCAAGAAAAAACCAGCAAGGTGGGTATATGTTACAATAAGAAACCTTAGAGgcagatatatatacagtaccagtcaaaagtttggacacacctactcattcaagggtgtttctttatttttactatatttctacattgtagaataatYgtgaaggcatcaaaactatgaaataacacatatggaatcatgtagtaaccaaaaaagtgttaaacaaatcaaaatatatgtaatatttgagactcttcaaagtagccaccctttgccttgatgacagctttgcacactcttggcattctctcaacgttTGAATGGTAGTATATTTAAAGCAACGTTTAGGATAAAGGTTAGGGTTGGCTTGCCTTGTAAGAACTGGGTAACAGTAAAAGACAAAAAGACAAGTTAAGAAAACACACCAAGATGCTCTTAATATTTCTGTATAGTTCAGAAAGGTATCAAAGTTTAGAGTTAGTTAACCGCCTTCTGCCACCATTCATGTTCTACTGGTTGAATATAGGCTACACTGCTCTCAAACTGCTCGGACCCTTGCCTAATaataagggcggcaggtagcctagcagttaagagcattgggccagtaactgaaaggtcgccMgttcgaatccctgagcagggattgtgcccttgagcaaggcacttaagcctaattgctcctgtaagttgatctggataagagcattgactaaaatgtaataaatcaGACTGTGATACCAATTATTGGTATACAGTCTGAAACAGAGCACTGCAAAAACTTGGAAAGTTTCCATACAAGCCAGAATGAAgaaatcaaattacatttgaaCTAATCTTGTTCCCAGACACTTCCACCCAAATGTCTGGTGGACCAACGCATCAAACTTGGCCTTTGTTTMCCAAAACAGAAAGACCTGGACATATTGGCTTTGGCTTAATCTGCCAACCAATCATCTKCTACAACACACCTCGCAGCTGTGTGATTCAAATACTTTACTCAGCAGGTCACTTCCATAGACttctatggtcactcccactaaggccaacaCTGAATCATTGATATACCAGGCTTAtagcctggggatgaggttacATTTGAACTTACTCTACCGGTTGTCTGTGTGCGGTTAGTCCTTCAGTGGGTCAACATTTTTGCCAAAATATCCATAGgaaagtattatttaaagtacTGCTGTTTAAATTTCTATCACATGCGCAAAACCATYTAAAACAGCTGCAAGACTTCAGTTAATATGCATGAATTACATGCATGTGTCTTAGGTCTCGAGCAAACAAATATTCACCACACACTGAGACTTGTGTTGAAGTCGgtttaataatactttcctgtggatattttgtctacCCAGACTCAAAAGCCACCATCAAAGCCTCCAAACACAGTACAAAAGTGTAAGAAACTCCATCACACCAAATTATTATAAGGTCCTCAAATGGTTCTTGAACAAACATGCACAGCAACCACACAACACAGCCTCTACATGGGACCTTCAGGTACAAAGCTCCAACCTGGACAGTTAGCTAACAGAACCAAATATGGTGGTGRttttatacactgagtatacaaaacattaagaatgcctgctctttccatgacaaaggctgaccaggtgaatccaggtgaaagctacagtatgatcccttattgatgtcacttgttacatcGACTTAaaatcagtgtagctgaaggggaggagatggcttgaaaatcgttctttaacctttgagacatgaattgtgtatgtgtgtcattcagagggtgaatgggcaagacaaaaactttaagtgcctttgaaccgggtatggtagtaggtttgtgtcaagaactgcaatgctgctgggMttttcacgcacaacagtttcctgtgtgtatcaagaatggtccatcacccaaaggaaattgtgaaacattaaccAAATACTATCAGGTTCAAACTGTGTCCCCTTCTTGACACATTATTCCAAATGTGTTTTCTTGACTTGACCCTTGACTTCTTGAGGAGCATATGTTAGGTAATCTTGTTCTACACGCACAAAGTGTGCATGTAAGTACATTACCAGCTTATTGTTAGGGGCATCATCGCTCAGGACCACCAGGGACGTCGGGCTGGGATGAAAAACTCTCCCGACGTCAGGCAGTGACACAGTTGATACACGGCTACCCGGGCGAGAACGCTCGTTGGATGCCGGGCGGGAGATATCATCTAAACTGCCTCTCGTAATATCCATGGGTGCTCTGGTAACGTTAACGTAACCCAATATTAGAATAGAGCATTTTGCAATAATTATATAggtaaataaatcaaatgttctATTGTATTTTTCGTTAAATTATAAATATAGTCTAGATACCTGATAGCTGWGTAGGCAGGCGTGGTGATGTTTTTCTTTCGGGGTGGTATCTAAGGACGCAAAAGACCCGGAAGTGGTAACTACAAACTTTGAATACTAGCCATATGTATTATTAGTATCGCGGTTGGTGCAATCTGGAATCCTTGGGAagatgacatttaaaatggtaggGTTAGGTTATAGTTAGGGTATATGGGTTTAgagtagggacgtcccaaggatcgcAGATTGCACTAACATTAGCTTCACAGAAGCAACCCGTAGAAGCATCTATCCACATGACTTCCCGTTTTCAGATGTTGCCTTCAAAATACAAGTCCGAGGTAAAACGCTATGTGTATGATACGATATCAATCTTTTTTTCAGCTTTGCATAGTGCGtaatgtaaaaatgtgcttttaaaaAAGTATAACCAAATCGGGGAAAATGTTTACGAGCATTTCTACTTCATAtaagataaataatataataagggctcgagtggcgcagcggtctaaggtactgcatctcagtgcagtaCCTtagatctttttggccttcctgtgacatcgggtgctgtaggtgtcctggaaggcaggcagtctgcccccggtgatgcgttgggcagaccgcaccaccctctggagagccctgcggttgcggacggtgcagttgccYtaccaggcagtgatgcagcccgacaggatacttTCAATTCTACCTtgttgcgcattcttcaccacactgtctgtgtgggtggaccatttcagattgtcatttatgtgtacgcagaggaacttgaagcttttaaccttctccactgcggtcctgtcaatGTGAATAGGGCCatgctctctctgttgtcttctgAAGTCGACACAACCTTCCTGggacggcaattgctcggcctctgactgcaaggcactacagagggtagtgcgtacggcgcagtacatcactggggctaagctgcctgccatccaggccctctacaccaggcggtgtcagaggaaggccctaaaaattgtcaaagaccccagccaccccagtcatagactgttctctctactaccgcatggcaagcggtaccggagtgccaagtgcaggacaaaaggcttctcaacagttttaacccccaagccataagagtcctgaacaggtaatcaaatggctaaccggactatttgcattgtgtgcacccccaaaccctctttttacgctgctgctactctctgtttatcatatatgcatagtcactttaactatacattcatgtacatactacctcaattgggccgaccaaccagtgctcccgcacattggctaaccgggctatctgcattgtgtcccacccaccacttGCCAAACCctattttacgctactgctactctctgttcatcatatatgcatagtcactttaaccatatctacatgtacatactacctcaatcagcctgactaaacggtgtctgtatgtagcctcactacttctatagcctcgctactgtatatagcctgtcttttttactgttattttatttctttacctacctattgttcacctaataccttttttgcactattggttagagcctgtaagtaagcatttcactgtaaggtctacacctgttgtattcagcgcacgtgacaaataaactttgatttgaaatccaCGAaaagctccttcgttttgttgaggttattttcctggcaccactccgccaggcccctcacctcctccctgtaatctgtgtcgtcattgttggtgatcaggcctactactgttgtgtaatctacaaacttgatgattgagttggaggcgtgcgtggccacacagtcatgggtgaacaggagggggatgagcacgcacccttgtggggccccagtgttgaggatcagcgaagtggtgttgtttcctaccttcaccacctgggggcagcccatcaggaagtccagcacccagttgcacagggcggggttcagacccagggccccaagcataatgatgagcttggagggtactatggtgttgaaggctgagctctagtcaatgaacagcattcttacataggtattcctcttgtccagatgggatagggctattgcatcatctgtggatctattggggcggtatacaCATTgatgtgggtctagggtatcaggtaaggtggaggtgatatgatccttaactagcctctcaaagcacttcatgatgacagaagtgagtgctacggggtgatagtcatttagatcagttacctttgctttcttgggtacaggaacaatggtggacatcttgaagcaagtggggacggCAGACTGGGCTAgggagatattgaatatgtcagtaaacaaacagcacaggaatgaaatcatcaatatgcattgatcacatctttactaatgctgcagaaatgtgcttgaaagcagtatccagatccctcggatgtagtgatcataatatagtagcgacatctaggaaaaccaaagttccaaaggctgggcctaatataatgtataagaggtcatacaatacgttttgtagtgatgcTGTTGAATATCTTTTGGTCCGTGGTGtttaatgaggagcaaacagacactacacttgacacatttatgaaattgcttattccagttgctaataagcatgcacccattaataaaatgactgtaaaaactgttaaatccccatggattgatgtgGAATTGAACAtttttatggttgagagggatgaggcaaaaggaatggcaaatatgtctggctgcacaaccgattggaaaatgtattgcaaattgagaaatcatgtgactaaactgaataaacagaaggaaaaaaatcctatgaaaccaagataaatgaaataaagaatgatagtaaaaagctttggagcaccttaaaacttcttatggctgcaatcccgttaacgggatgatatgacaacagccagtgaaagtgcagggcgccaaattcaaacagaaatctcataattcaaattccccaaacatacatgtatcttataccattttaaaggtaaaggtaccttgttgttaatcccatcaaagtgtccgatttcaaatagggtttacagcgaaagcacaccaaacgattatgttaggtcaccgcaaaatcacagaaaaacacagtcattttccctgccaaagacaggagtcacaaacagcagaaatagagataaaatgaatcactaacctttgatgatcttcatcagatgacactcataggacttcatgttacacaatacatatatgttttgttcgataaagttcatatttatatccaaaaacctgtttacattggcgccatgttcagaaatggctccaaaatatccggaaaATTGCAGAGAAccatgtcaaataacataaatactcatcataaactMtgatgaaagatacatgttttccatagaattaaagatacacttgttcttaatgcaaccgctgtgtcagatttcaaaaagctttacggcaaaagcacaatattcaataatctgagaacagcgttcagccacaaaaggaagccatacagttacccgccaaattgtgcagtcaacaaaactcataaaaagcattataaatcttcacttacctttgctgatcttcgtcggaatgcactcccaggactcccacttccacaaggaatgtttgttttgttcggtaatgtccatcattatgtccaaatagctatttttgttagcgtgtttggtaaacaaatccaaagtcaggaagcgcgttcactaaagcagacgaaaagtcaaaaagttccgtaacagtcagtagaaacatgtcaaatgatgtattgaatcaatctttagaatgtttttaacataaatcttcagtaacgttccaaccggagaattacattgacttcagatgtgcgatggaacagagctcccccctctcatgtgaacgcgcatggtcagagcatgtcaggtcatgatagacctgactaattcctgtctccttcggctcCACTTCAcatagaggcatcagacaaggttctacagactgttgacatctagtggaagccgtaggaagtgcaaactcatccatatcccactgtctATTCAATAGTGGCTTGGTGAAAATCGACCCACCTCAGAATTCGctcttcctgtttggattttttctcaggtttttgcctgccatatgagttctgttatactcacagacatcattcaaacagttttagaaacttcagagtgttttctatccaatactaataataatatgcatatattagcaactcggactgaggagcaggcagtttactatgggcacctctgtgcacctttcatccaagctactcaatactgtccctgcagccataagaagttaaatgaaaTTCTGGTCAAaattcattcatcacaaaaccaactgatattgccaactactttaatgattttttcattggcaagattagcaaatttaagcataacatgccagcaacaaatgctgacactacacatccaagtataactgaataaattataaaagacaagcattgtaattttacATTCCATAAAGTTAGTGTGGAAggggtgaaaaaattattgttgtctatcaacaatgacaagccaccggggtctgacaacttggatggaaaattactgaggataatagcggacgatattgccacatcttcaatttaagccaactagaaagtgtgtgccctcaggcttggggggaagcaaaagtcattccgcRACCTAAGACTAGTAAAAGCCCCTTTCCTGGATCAAATAGCCTACCAAtcaacctgttaccaacccttagtaaacttctggaaaMAAATTGtgcttgaccagatacaatgctattttacagtaaacaaattgacagcaAACTTTCaacatgcttatagagaaggacattcaacaagcacagcacatacacaaatgactgatgattggctgagagaaattgatgacaaaaagattgtgggggctgttttgttagacttcagtgcggcctttgacattatcgatcat
This genomic interval from Salvelinus sp. IW2-2015 unplaced genomic scaffold, ASM291031v2 Un_scaffold16374, whole genome shotgun sequence contains the following:
- the fsip1 gene encoding fibrous sheath-interacting protein 1 isoform X1, which codes for MDITRGSLDDISRPASNERSRPGSRVSTVSLPDVGRVFHPSPTSLVVLSDDAPNNKLDHSNSHENLKSPDEXLPEKDHSIGDVSDEENEDPELQKAIKKMKILDKILASRISNEKEVKRKGKELHQKLWQELLQIKPNRSSEWADEAENTRMFLALAPSSAHGSSEELDFAPVFGTQVPDKEYERHNRQVEESEKDLNTTAADLAEVGHEERADESEGSQSGVPRGKNKQDFVKKNIELASGVGGPVQMTQEEKYRLEELLRDMEEGDNAGKAGCEGDMWAAPVQAGEGYTPEPTERDQLIHIDSRLQLLLPVEDFLSVRSPYPDHSLPQAQDLEAGWDRLPGEKVLQDIREKRGQERRLQEIQLQLELLGQGQEMTFDKPILLEEQLMTLLEEYEISQSWGHGLGTRDTSPRDNSDTESLPDSTPRLSDYILSELLRDAYTTSFSQLDKATTMCSP
- the fsip1 gene encoding fibrous sheath-interacting protein 1 isoform X2; this encodes MDITRGSLDDISRPASNERSRPGSRVSTVSLPDVGRVFHPSPTSLVVLSDDAPNNKLDHSNSHENLKSPDEXLPEKDHSIGDVSDEENEDPELQKAIKKMKILDKILASRISNEKEVKRKGKELHQKLWQELLIKPNRSSEWADEAENTRMFLALAPSSAHGSSEELDFAPVFGTQVPDKEYERHNRQVEESEKDLNTTAADLAEVGHEERADESEGSQSGVPRGKNKQDFVKKNIELASGVGGPVQMTQEEKYRLEELLRDMEEGDNAGKAGCEGDMWAAPVQAGEGYTPEPTERDQLIHIDSRLQLLLPVEDFLSVRSPYPDHSLPQAQDLEAGWDRLPGEKVLQDIREKRGQERRLQEIQLQLELLGQGQEMTFDKPILLEEQLMTLLEEYEISQSWGHGLGTRDTSPRDNSDTESLPDSTPRLSDYILSELLRDAYTTSFSQLDKATTMCSP